A stretch of Castanea sativa cultivar Marrone di Chiusa Pesio chromosome 2, ASM4071231v1 DNA encodes these proteins:
- the LOC142623641 gene encoding 2-hydroxyisoflavanone dehydratase-like, giving the protein MASITKEVEKELIPFVRLYKDGSVERLGNSPYVPPSPQDTETGVSSKDITISQDPSISARLYLPKLNQPHHQKLPILIYFHGGGFCIESAFSSDHQRYLNSLVSQAQVVAVSVEYRLAPEHLLPIAYEDSWAALQWVASHFIDDNVVIKEPWLINHGDFNRVFLGGDSAGANIVHNIALRAGVEGLHGGVRITGAFLTHPFFWGLKPVGSEYTAEREKGLAYSIWNLVYPSAPGGIDNPMINPFGPGAPSLAGLGCSRLLVTVSEKDRLRDRGIMYYNAAKESEWKGEVELIEVEGEGHAFQILDCGTENANNLIKRLASFLLK; this is encoded by the coding sequence atgGCTTCCATTACCAAAGAGGTAGAGAAAGAGCTTATCCCATTCGTCCGTCTCTACAAGGACGGCTCAGTTGAGAGATTAGGGAACTCTCCCTATGTGCCTCCATCGCCACAAGACACAGAAACTGGAGTCTCATCAAAAGACATCACCATTTCACAAGACCCCTCCATCTCTGCTCGTCTCTACCTCCCAAAACTCAACCAACCCCACCACCAAAAGCTCCCCATCTTGATCTACTTCCATGGCGGAGGCTTCTGCATCGAATCCGCCTTCTCCTCTGATCACCAGCGGTACCTCAACAGTTTGGTCTCTCAAGCTCAAGTTGTGGCTGTATCAGTTGAGTATAGACTAGCTCCTGAGCACCTTCTCCCCATTGCTTATGAAGATAGCTGGGCTGCTCTCCAATGGGTTGCATCACACTTCATAGATGATAATGTTGTCATCAAAGAACCATGGTTGATCAATCATGGTGACTTTAACCGAGTTTTTCTTGGCGGTGATAGTGCAGGAGCTAATATTGTACACAACATAGCCCTTCGAGCTGGGGTTGAAGGGTTGCATGGGGGTGTTAGAATTACAGGAGCTTTTCTTACACATCCTTTCTTCTGGGGCTTAAAGCCAGTGGGATCAGAATACACTGCTGAACGTGAAAAAGGACTGGCTTATTCGATTTGGAACCTAGTATATCCATCGGCACCTGGTGGTATAGACAATCCAATGATCAATCCGTTCGGTCCAGGAGCACCAAGCTTGGCTGGACTTGGTTGCTCTCGGTTGCTTGTGACCGTGTCTGAAAAGGATAGGCTGAGGGATAGGGGTATTATGTACTACAACGCAGCGAAAGAAAGTGAATGGAAAGGTGAAGTAGAGTTGATTGAAGTTGAAGGAGAGGGCCATGCTTTTCAGATTTTGGATTGTGGGACTGAGAATGCTAATAATTTGATCAAACGCTTGGCTTCTTTTCTCCTCAAGTAA
- the LOC142623856 gene encoding 2-hydroxyisoflavanone dehydratase-like, with product MASTTKEVATELLPLIRVYTDGSVERLFGSPIVPPSPDQDPETGVSSKDITISENPSISARLYLPKLTPHNQNQKFPILVYFHGGAFCVESAFSLLSHRYLNSIVSQANVVAISVEYRLAPEHPLPACYEDCWAALQWVASHSADNGKEPWLINHGDFERIYIGGDSSGANTAHNLALRAGTESLPGGVKIFGAFLSQPYFWGSKPIGSESKEGHEKSLTSLIWSLVYPSATGGIDSTLINPLGPGAPSLAGLACDKLLVCVAEKDMLRERGVWYCDEVKKSGWKGEVELFEVKGEDHAFHFLNVEAENAKAMVKRLASFLK from the coding sequence ATGGCTTCCACTACCAAAGAAGTAGCCACTGAGCTTCTTCCCCTCATCCGGGTCTACACTGACGGCTCAGTGGAACGCTTGTTTGGTTCACCAATTGTCCCACCATCACCTGATCAAGACCCAGAAACCGGAGTCTCATCCAAAGACATTACCATCTCAGAGAACCCCTCAATCTCAGCCCGCCTCTACCTCCCTAAACTCACTCCCCATAACCAAAACCAAAAGTTCCCCATCTTGGTCTACTTCCATGGCGGCGCCTTCTGCGTCGAATCAGCCTTCTCCCTCCTCTCCCATCGCTACCTCAACAGCATTGTCTCCCAAGCCAATGTTGTAGCCATCTCAGTCGAGTACAGACTTGCACCAGAGCACCCTCTTCCAGCTTGTTACGAAGACTGCTGGGCTGCACTTCAATGGGTTGCCTCTCACTCAGCTGATAACGGTAAAGAACCATGGCTAATCAATCATGGTGACTTCGAAAGAATTTATATAGGGGGTGATAGTTCTGGAGCCAATACAGCACATAACTTAGCACTGCGAGCTGGGACTGAGAGCTTGCCAGGTggtgttaaaatttttggtgCTTTTCTTTCTCAACCTTACTTTTGGGGTTCAAAGCCAATTGGATCAGAGTCTAAGGAAGGACATGAGAAGAGCTTGACTTCTTTAATTTGGAGCTTGGTGTATCCCTCGGCAACTGGAGGCATTGACAGTACACTGATCAATCCATTGGGGCCTGGTGCGCCAAGCTTGGCTGGACTTGCTTGTGATAAGTTGCTTGTGTGTGTGGCTGAGAAGGATATGCTGAGGGAAAGAGGTGTTTGGTATTGTGATGAAGTGAAGAAGAGTGGGTGGAAAGGGGAAGTAGAATTGTTTGAAGTGAAGGGAGAAGATCATGCTTTCCATTTCCTCAATGTTGAGGCTGAGAATGCTAAGGCTATGGTCAAACGCTTGGCTTCTTTTCTCAAGTAA
- the LOC142624601 gene encoding small ribosomal subunit protein uS9: MAAPAVESVQCFGRKKTAVAVTYCKRGRGLIKINGCPIELVEPEILRFKAYEPILLLGRHRFASVDMRIRVKGGGHTSQIYAIRQSIAKALVAFYQKYVDEQSKKEIKDILVGYDRTLLVADPRRCEPKKFGGRGARARFQKSYR, from the coding sequence ATGGCGGCGCCAGCAGTGGAGTCCGTACAATGCTTCGGCCGCAAGAAAACCGCGGTGGCCGTAACCTACTGCAAGCGCGGCCGAGGTCTGATCAAGATCAACGGCTGCCCGATCGAGCTGGTGGAGCCGGAGATCCTACGGTTCAAAGCCTACGAGccgatactcctcctcggacggCACCGTTTCGCCAGCGTCGACATGAGGATCCGCGTCAAAGGCGGAGGCCACACCTCTCAGATCTACGCGATTCGCCAGAGCATCGCGAAGGCACTCGTCGCTTTCTACCAGAAGTACGTGGACGAGCAGAGCAAGAAGGAGATCAAGGACATTCTGGTTGGATATGATCGGACTTTGCTCGTCGCCGATCCGAGACGCTGTGAGCCTAAGAAGTTCGGTGGTCGTGGCGCTAGGGCTAGGTTCCAGAAATCCTACCGTTAG